Part of the Puntigrus tetrazona isolate hp1 chromosome 10, ASM1883169v1, whole genome shotgun sequence genome is shown below.
ttttgtctGCAATCATACACAATTAAGAAAAATGAATCTGTGGGAATTTTCTTCGGGGGCTAATTCTCAAAATCTTATTcagtacactcttaaaaaatgaaagttattCAGTGGTTCTTTGTGGTTCTTCAAACTATAGGTTCTTCAAATCAGCGTATTGGCGTAGGTTCTTTAAATCATGTACTCTACCAGTCAAATGGGtcctttatttatgtataatttttgtatttagcaAGGTTGCATTGAAGTGACggatttacaatgttacaaaagatttcttatAACTTTTTTGAAACTGAAGACAGCGGATAAAAATCCAGCTTCGTCCTTACaatggaaaatataatttttcaaatatattaaaatggtgataatattttatcaaaatttTTTCACCTTGGTAaagaccccaaacatttgaaaagtagtgtaCATGCAAAATATAGACTAGGTTTCTAAAGaactaaataatgttttttttttaaaggaacatgactttttttatatatataaaatttgtaaaaaaataaaaaaaaagaatgtctGTCCAACTAATTGgaacctttaatttaaaagcatatGGTATTCATTCTACAGAACACAATTCTTAAAGGAAGCAAGATGAAGACACTAAGTCTGGACTGCCATTATCGAATCATTAGGCTCACAATTCCCAAAGAAAATCTGAAACCTCTTGTCCACAAAGGTGTTCTTCTTCAAAAAATCTTCCAGTTGCTGCACAGACATCTCTATGACCTCCGCTCCTTCTTTCTCGTTGAGCCCATAGGCTGCATAGGCCGGGAATTTGGATCGCTCATCAAACGGGGCATTGTGGTCGTGATCGACGCAGCAGTAAGAAGACCACAGGTAGGTAGGAATGGCCACTCGGTCGATGTTATATCTACGGATCATCCTACCAGATGTGGTGACCCCCGTGACTATGTAAGCCTTGCCGCGGCAGTAGTTGTTGAGTCGACGGCGGATGCTGTGCTCGTGTACTTTCCAGTGGCCTATGTTGAACTCTCGGATCTGCGGGACCACGTTGGTGAGGGTGTACGTGGCTGCCTTGTCGTCAGGGTGAGCCTGGTGCTCGTCGGGGTTCAAATGGCCTCGCTCGAAATCGACAATGTTTGAGTAGTCTTCCAAGATGGCCTGGGCATCTGAAAAACTCTGATGGACATCACTgggaggaaatggctgcatgtCTCCAGAGTCTGTTGCTGTGGAGAGCTGAAAAAGCGGAGAAGTGAATGATTTTaagttgtttgtttattaatagaATATGCACCATATGGAAAATGTATACAGCCTAAGAATTGTTGATGCTATTTGTGTTaaaggtgtgtttgttttgcgcTTTTCGTGGGCTTCAACTTGGCTATAAGACCAGCAAATCAGCTTACCCTGCCTGTAAAAAAACAGCCTAAGATAGCTTGCAGATGGTGATCAACTGCTTTAGTTTTTGGCAGCTGGTTTCACAGTCTGAGCGAAGCAAGTTTAAAACCAACCAACCATCCAAACCGGGTGACAAGATAAGTCCAATTAAGGGTGATTCAGTGGTTAGAGTTAAAAGGAATTGCTCAAAATCCAAGCCGTGCCTATATGCATCAAGTCTACAAAGCTATTAATATTGATGCAGTTATTAAAGCTCTACGCGTTGTGAGGTAAAACGAGAACTCGACGGTTGGTTACCTGAGGCTCGAACATCCAAGGAACATCGACCTTCTTGAAACCGTCGGAGCGCTTGAAAGTATACGCGGAATACACCGGGATGTGATCCACTACATCGTACAGCGTGACATACCGAGGCTTGCCGTTATAACGCTGACAGATCTTTTTAAACAAGCGGTTCTCCAGACCCCGTGGGGGAGTGCCCATGTACATAAACTCACGGCATTCGGGCGAGTAATCGCTCTGCACTTCTGAGTGCACGGTGACAAACAGAAAGCAGAGAAACACCAGCAAAACAGTCCGGTGATCCATTAGACTGAAATGAAACAGCTCTCCTTCAAAATCTCCTTTGAATAACCCCTTAGAGAACGTCCCGGGTGCACATTTTCCATACTGCAGTGATAGTCAAATACCTGCCCGCCGCTCACCTGACGGCCCTGCAGCTGAGACATCAAGGAAATCAAGATACCCtgaaggagtagttcacccagaaattaaaaatctatCGTTCTACAAAaaaaccaggctgttttgagtCAATGGAGGCCCAAAAAAGCCTGGTTATAAACTTTTTTCACTATATCATACTTTGTGTGCGGCATAGCAAAGAtattcatacaggttttgaactACTACTCGAAGGGGGAGCATGATGAATTTTCATCTTTGGGTTAACTATTCCTTCAAATTTAAACCCAGCTAaagaattttctattttaattgttGGAATATATTATTTTCCCACTTGCTcctctaaatatttaaatattaatgttttgttgctGTTCGTTTTCTgagaacagaaaaaatatatttgtaaaaatatttgcaatttttcaattcaatatttttaaaatgtaatcttcaTACCTTCAGTTACAAATACAAGtagtaatagtttattttaggtttttttatatatatatttattgtttttgccgTCACACCATGTCACATATTGATATTTCAGCTAcccaaatatattattttgtgtgtgtttgtgtgtgtgttgcaagTACAGAAACTAAAAAAGATACATGGTTACAAATATCTAAAGTAATAATAGCACAGTAAATACATAATAGCAGCAGCCTattaattataacaaataattataatataaataataataataaaaataaacattacagttgttattttattattaacagcaAAAACAACGAGTATCGTTTGACTGTGTTGTTGGAGATGCGGTGATTCAGGCACGCTGGCAGCAGGCGGCGGTAATGCGCTACTGTAGTTTTCGAGCCGGCgtcaaacaaaaagaagaagaagaagaacttcGCGGTTCATTGGATGAATTTCTCATGTGGTTTATGTCTAACAGCcatttttgtaaaacacaaacaacaagaCGACCGAgcgagacagaaaaaaaaactcatcgcGACCGTTGCAGATACAGgggaaaatatataaacaattcaGCATCGAACTCACACAAGACGAGTTTTGAAAACAGAGACGTGCCAGTGGTTCAAACCATCGGTTCCTGCGAAGCACGTACGTGCAAAAGGAGTGAGTTCTTTAAAGAAGATCCAACTCTGGAGAAAACAGTGGATGGCTAGTTTAGCCTAGCTTGGCCAGCAGGCTCGCAGAAGAGGTGCGTGCTAAATCGTTTTCAGCTTTTTCACGGGAAGTGCTCTTCGTGCGTTGTTTGGTAAATTCACGTTGGTGGTAATCGCGCACGGATGTCGCCGGAGTGAATCGCGCTGTGGCCGATGGTTGAAGGGCTCGCTGTGGATCAGCCAAGGCCTGCAGCAAGGCGCGAGGGCGCAGCGCGAACAGATTGGAGACGTTACTTCTGCGTTTCCTGCTCCGGGTCTCCTTAAAACGTCTCAGACTTGTCGCGTTGTTTATAATTAGATTACTTCATAACCTTCGCGAGAAACGCCTCGGTTTCAGACGCGTTGCTTGTTTGTGTTGCATTACAGCGCAGTGAGTGTTGCTCGCGTTGTTGTGATTGTAACTTAGTTTGGAAAGTTTtgttatttagtcttttttgcCTTTTGCTAGTTGGTACTTAACCCGTTTAATCCCGCTAGCAACTATTACCGACGCGTATAAAAGgatttgttgatgtttttgcaCAGACTTATCAATTATAAAGAAAGCGCAGAATGTCTTGATTTCATCCACATTTGTGCAAGATGTGTGTATATGGCCCCAAGACCTGAgctgtttcttttatttacctCATTTTAAggtctaaaatgtaatataaacaaaatattttgctgCGTATAATATTTAAAGGGTCTACTTCagttaattcatatatatttagattttttaaatatataaaatctgtgCTTTCGTGTAACGACCACaacatttttagtttctttttaacTATTAGGTCTGTTTGAGAAACTTACTTAGCTGGGATTCGGGGGATTTAATCATAAGTAGTTATGATACTGCACATTTACCTCAGATTTTAACATTAGTGTTATAAGcctatttatatttacagtggtAGACTTGAGTTGTTGAAACTTGttagattatatttaaatgatagaCCAGTATTTGCCCATATTATTGTTACTTTAATAGTCCTGTGATCAGTGCTGCTGTTAAGTACAACTTACTGGGTATAAACCTAAATGAAGTGaatgaaaaataactttatagTGTTTGCATatcattgctttttttgttgatttgattGCGTTCTGTTTGATTGCTTCATTTGTAAGTCTGctaaattactaaatgtaatggaagataaataaagcataaaaacgctgtttgtaatgtttttttaaatgttaaaatcctGCATCTCCATTAActgtatgaaaatgaaaaatgttgtttaatgtaaattttaatatttctaataagactgcattttgtcttttaaatccATGAGATgcgcatgcatttgttttgcgCAAAAAGCAATCAGtgtttcgttttttgtttttccgcTTCTGCAGGTGGTAGGAGTTGGGAGTTGAATGCTTGCCTGCGAAACAATAACTTTGAATATAAGTAAAAGCGATCAAGAATTAAGAGAAAGGTTACCCAGCAATAGTTACGGCATTACAGACTGCCCTGAGCGTTTTTCAAACAGCAGTTGCTGTTATTTATGCTGCCACAAATTCTTAATCCTAGtgtatgtttttctctttctctctagtGTTTTCAAATtgctgaatcttttttttttttaagatttgaagtTGCTGGCACATTAGGGTGGCGTGCCATATTTTGGAGCTCTTATATCTGGCTAGATATCCATCAGCCGTTATCTCTCTGAAACTGGCAGCTATTATAATATTCATACAGAGTTTAGAATTACCAAGTCCACCTCAGCGCACAGAACCACCGTACCGGTCCTGACAGAACCACCTCATTCCTGTCCCCCTTTCATACTGGTCCTTTACAGTCCTGTTCTTTGGACAAGGTAAGCTTTACCCCACTGCTGAGACATGCATGCatcatttaaattttgcatttatggtgcatgattttataaatgactttatttttccttttggtTAACAGAAATCCCGAGCCCTCTGGACATACAGAATATGACTGCTGAGACACTTAACTTCGGTCCAGAATGGtaatatatgcatttcaaatagaacgactttaaataaacatacgCTTTCTTGCGAGTGTGTATGGTCTAATGTGGATCCAAAATTAACTAATCACTTTAATTTTCTGACGTAGCTCTTACAGAGAGATGCTGTTGTAGTTGTCATCTCTGTGGCCAATAGTTTTGATCTGTTTACTTGCTGAAAACGCGTGCATTTAACAGTTCGCAAAAAAAAGGAACACAATTTTCTTCTTCCATTGGTCTAATTTGATTTCTTTCTAATGCATCACcagtaaaaacaaaacgagCGTTTTGCACATTTCAAAATTCAGATTTATTCCCTTATTAGTATcctttttaagaaatatttagtgTGCAGTAAATTAATAACTGCCGCATTTGTTgtggcagatttttttctttttctttctgtcctaCTTCCCTATGAGTGTCAAAAGGAGGAAACAGATGTTTCCcctttgtgtgatttttattttaaagatcaatCACTCCTATCGTTTTATGCACATACAAAATCTTGAATCTAGAATCTGTTGTTAATGAATGGGTGATGGAAGTAATTATGACAATGTCTGTTTTCTTCAGGCTCCGTGCACTATCCAGAGGGGGGAGTGTAACGTCCCCTCCCCCTTCCCCTGCAATGCCAAAGTCCAAGTTGGCCGACTACCGCTATGGCCGCGAGGAGATGTTAGCACTTTATGTCAAAGATAACAAGGTGAAGTGACTCATGGCTCCTGCagtaaaagacaaataaattaaacagaacAGGCCACCTTTTCTCTAGAGTAGATCAAGTGTTAATATAAGAGTCAATAATTGTTTGTCGATTACATAGCTAACTGAGGTTTTGCTTGCTTATTCAGATCCCTGAGGACATGCAGGATAAGGAGTTCGCTGCTATCCTGCAGGAAGAGCCTCAGCAGCCATTGGCCTTGGTGCCCCTGACTGAGGAGGAGCAGGTGAGTGATGCATATTATAGTCAAAGGggcaattttgtatttattatttttatattgataaaATTTATATCACTAATCATTATTTCTCTCACCTTTCTCTCAGAGAAACTTCTCCATGTCTGTAAACAGTGTGGCTGTGCTAAGGCTTATGGGTAAAGGAGGTGGAGCTGTACCGGCAGGTGTAGCTAGAGGGCGTGGAAGCACTCGAGGGGGTCGAGGTGGGTTGTGGCCAGTGGGGTGAATTAGTGctgatgaatatatatatatatatatatatatatatatatatatatatatatatatatatatatatatatatatttgacgctctcaataaacaaacaaaaaaacactatagTTTTGggattattgcagaaaataagctcTGTTGGTAGCTTTTGcacgttttgtttgttattctTCCCAAAGTAACAGAATGATTACGGTGTTTGAAGCTTAAACACAAGAGGTAAAAAGCTTAACACAGAGCATGATTGTAAACACAGCAAGGATGTAAAGGATTAATAAGTAGATGGGTTTTCCTGTTCAGCATGAAGAAATTCAGCCAATTGTTAGCAACTTCCTTTTTCAAGGTTTCAAGTAAAAGCTTGAATAAAGAACAGTGTGGTTGTTACTGATGTGTTTTGAGTCATAGAGCAAATGGTGTCTGGAGCTTGTTAACCACAGACCttattaaatagaaattagACTGATGCAATCAGAAGTGCTAAAATTCGAACTATTTCCGGGCTTTGGCCTGCAAAACATGTCAACCTTGCAGTGCCCTGTTAGGGATTCCAGTTCTGTTTGTCGATGCTAGTGCAGAAATTACAAGCAtgctttaataaacaatttttgcATTGACATGAgtgataaattaaattactttgtgtgtgtgcgccgtTGACTACACTGAAGATCACCCTTCCagttaaatgtttgttaatcctatttttgtaaataattacaaacgATGACTACATTGTGATGCATGACACAATGTCTAGGTCACATTTCTTGTATTCCTCAGAAATCTAGTGTGCCGtacattacataataataatggattgtatttttttttttttaaagcgttttcattttttttttttgtctgcaggGAGAGGCAGAGGAGAGAGCGGATTCTACCAAAGAAGTGTGGATGAAGAGGTCGGTTTTGGCCGAGGCCGAGAGATGCACCGCAGTCAAAGTTGGGATGACAGGTAGTTTTATACATCGTAAAGTTTTATATACAATGTACATATTTGTCTGAATATCAGTATGTTTGTAACTTGCGTTCGTGTAATTGgtgtaaaattaacatttccTCTCAAAATAAATGTCAGCTATTGTGTTGATCGTTAGTATTTGCTGTTTCAGAGGTGAGCGGCGCTTTGAAAAGCCCTTGAGACGTGATAGTGGACGTGGTGGTTTTGAGGAgggaggagcaggaggaaggAAGGACTATGCACGCTCAGACAGCGAAAACTGGCGTACGCTCagagaggagcaggaggaggatGATGGGACAGAACCTGGGGGAAGCTGGAGGATTGCTGGAGGCCGTCGTGATGGTACattgactattttttttatttaaatttttttgtatttatttgaatattttaaacttgtCTTTTCTCTCTACTAGAGGGGGGTCCACGTTCAGCAGGTTGGCGGGATCACGTTAGTGGGGATGGTCGGCGTAGGAAGTTTGACTTTGACTTCCGAGATGGTGAAGGTGGACGTAGAAGGGCTGGAAGTgagggaggagaggaagagCGAGATGGCCTGCCTGAGTGGTgcactgatgaagaagaagggGAGATGGGAACCTTTGATTCTTCTGGAGCCTTCATGTGTATTAAGGTTTGCTTGTCTTATGCTTTCCTTAAtgcttttatgtaattaaatttcaGCTGCATTCTTGCACATGATTTTTAAGTAACTTCCTGttaagtaagaaaaaaaaggtgtatTAATTCAGGTTTG
Proteins encoded:
- the zgc:172339 gene encoding endonuclease domain-containing 1 protein — translated: MDHRTVLLVFLCFLFVTVHSEVQSDYSPECREFMYMGTPPRGLENRLFKKICQRYNGKPRYVTLYDVVDHIPVYSAYTFKRSDGFKKVDVPWMFEPQLSTATDSGDMQPFPPSDVHQSFSDAQAILEDYSNIVDFERGHLNPDEHQAHPDDKAATYTLTNVVPQIREFNIGHWKVHEHSIRRRLNNYCRGKAYIVTGVTTSGRMIRRYNIDRVAIPTYLWSSYCCVDHDHNAPFDERSKFPAYAAYGLNEKEGAEVIEMSVQQLEDFLKKNTFVDKRFQIFFGNCEPNDSIMAVQT